From Erigeron canadensis isolate Cc75 chromosome 8, C_canadensis_v1, whole genome shotgun sequence, one genomic window encodes:
- the LOC122610267 gene encoding uncharacterized protein LOC122610267: MSDLYQVTQRNNESLKEFLNRFTKESLQIPKLDMNTVIQALKMGLSKDSPYYQDLVMTPCRSLDEARNRALRFIGLEEDELLRKRMETPSTYDRPNRRTETPVFRPSKNKPYTRVVQQRTIENPGNPQYPELSEYCFFVNVAGIVEAMKNLGDKVRWPPKKPKNDANKDKSRWCAYHEDFGHTTEECFAFRREIGILLGKGYLIELFSKTKAQDVDVKDLGKQSQQQPPRPKSPPTNAGIINYISGGSEVCGTSYSVAKRNAKEAKLEKEE; encoded by the coding sequence ATGAGTGATCTTTATCAAGTCACTCAAAGGAATAACGAATCTTTGAAAGAATTTCTTAACAGGTTTACAAAAGAATCTCTACAGATTCCAAAATTAGATATGAATACTGTCATTCAAGCCTTGAAGATGGGGTTAAGCAAAGATTCTCCATATTATCAAGATCTTGTTATGACGCCTTGCAGGTCACTAGATGAAGCAAGGAATCGTGCTTTAAGGTTCATCGGATTGGAAGAAGACGAATTGCTGAGAAAAAGAATGGAAACGCCATCAACATATGATCGTCCAAATAGAAGAACAGAAACTCCTGTGTTCCGACCAAGCAAAAACAAGCCATATACAAGAGTTGTGCAACAAAGGACAATCGAAAACCCTGGAAATCCTCAATATCCTGAATTATCTGAATATTGTTTTTTCGTTAATGTTGCAGGAATCGTAGAAGCAATGAAGAATCTTGGGGACAAAGTCAGATGGCCTCCTAAGAAGCCTAAGAATGATGCAAACAAAGATAAGTCAAGATGGTGTGCCTATCATGAAGATTTTGGGCATACTACTGAAGAATGTTTTGCTTTCAGGAGAGAAATTGGGATACTTCTTGGCAAAGGATATCTGATAGAATTATTCAGCAAAACGAAAGCTCAGGATGTTGACGTTAAGGATTTGGGCAAGCAGAGTCAACAACAGCCACCTAGGCCCAAATCACCTCCAACTAATGCTggaattattaattatatttcagGTGGATCGGAAGTGTGTGGTACATCCTATTCAGTAGCAAAAAGGAATGCAAAGGAGGCTAagttagaaaaagaagaatAG